ACTGGTGTTCCTCCGAATATCTACGAATTTCACCTCTACACTCGGAATTCCACTCACCTCTTCCATACTCCAGATCGACAGTATCAAAGGCAGTTCCAGGGTTGAGCCCTGGGATTTCACCCCTGACTGATCGATCCGCCTACGTGCGCTTTACGCCCAGTAATTCCGAACAACGCTAGCCCCCTTCGTATTACCGCGGCTGCTGGCACGAAGTTAGCCGGGGCTTCTTCTCCGGATACCGTCATTATCTTCTCCGGTGAAAGAGCTTTACAACCCTAGGGCCTTCATCACTCACGCGGCATGGCTGGATCAGGCTTGCGCCCATTGTCCAATATTCCCCACTGCTGCCTCCCGTAGGAGTTTGGGCCGTGTCTCAGTCCCAATGTGGCTGATCATCCTCTCAGACCAGCTATGGATCGTCGCCTTGGTAGGCCTTTACCCCACCAACTAGCTAATCCAACGCGGGCTCATCCTTGACCGATAAATCTTTCTCCCGAAGGACACATACGGTATTAGCACAAGTTTCCCTGCGTTATTCCGTAGTCAAGGGTAGATTCCCACGCGTTACTCACCCGTCTGCCGCTCCCCTTGCGGGGCGCTCGACTTGCATGTGTTAAGCCTGCCGCCAGCGTTCGTTCTGAGCCAGGATCAAACTCTCATGTTGAGAATTCAATCTCGACTAAATCACGTTCTTTGAATCGACGAGAACTTCACACCTGTTTTCCAGGAAACTAAGCCTAAACTCAATCTCCGAAAACCAGTGTAACTTCTCTTGATAAACGTGACCGTCAAAGTCTCTTTCAAAGGATCCAAATCTCTTCAGATCCCGCAAGCTCCGCCGCCCACGTTTCTCTTTCTTCTCTATATTCAATTGTCAAATAACAGACAGACCCAAAAGCCGTCGACAAAACCCGTTCCAAACTCGCGCCCAGAACACAAACCAGCAATCGCCAATCCGCTTGAGTTTCACTAGAACGAAAGACTTCGTCGCCAGCAGCGCCGCCGCCCTCGTTCAGTGAGTGGGCTTATAGAACTAACCCACCGAAACAGTCAACACACCCAACCAAAGTTTTTTGACATTTTTGTAACAGGTTGATTCGGCTGGCATTTTTGTCGGTCAATATTATCCACAGGGCGCCCTTTCAGGACGGATTCCTGAAAATTCCTTTACCGGCTGGTCAAAAATCCATCGGAAAGCCGTTCTCAACCCCCGAAAAATCATAAGAAAACAGGATCTTGCGCGGATTTATGGTTAACGGAGGATTAAAGCGCGTCCGACGGCGGACTTTAAATTTCCGTCACAAATCAGCGGCTAAGATTTCGGAACCTATCACCGAGTTGGGTGTTGTCTTTCCCATTGAAGGAAGGAGACCGACATGGCTGCCAATACCGATGATATCAGAGCATCTGTCAGCAAGGACATCGCCGCACTCCAGCAGGAAGTCTCGCGCCTGCAGAAGATGATTTCCGCGCAGGGCGCCGAAGCCTATTACGAAGTGCGCGGCCGCGCCGGCAAGGCTTATGACGAAGCCCTGCCCCGGGCAAAGAACGCCGTCGCCCAGATCCGGGCAGAAGGTGTCGCTGCCGCCGACGCCGCCCGCGAGCATCCGACCGCAACGACCACGGCTCTGGTGCTTGCAGGCGCCATTGGCTTCATTGCCGGATACCTGCTTTCCGGTAGTCCGCAGCCGCAGCCTCGCCATTGGTGGCGCTGAACACGCCACATCCATCATAAACCGGCTTTTACGCACCCGCCGATCCGTTTTTCGGCAGGGTGCGTGAATGCTTATGTCTTAGAAAAACCAATTTTTAATGTGAGCTATGGGAACATAAAAAAATGAAGGGAGGACTACCATGGAAAACAAGCGGGCCAACTGCATTATCGAAGTCAGCGTCGACAGCGCCAATGGCCGCTATGCGGTCGGCATCATGAATATGCGCCAGGCACTCGATTTGCCGGAAATGCCTAGTCTGTCCTACACACATCCGGACCCGGTCAAGGCCGCCGCCGGTATCGTCGTCAGCCGTAAGGAACTGGCCGGCTTCATGGCCTGCCGCTGAGGCAGCGCCACCCTGTCAAGCCGTGACGGCGCTTTATCCCAAAGCGCTGGGCCTTTTTTTGCGGCGCCTGTTATTCCCCCTCGTTTTTCATTTGCCTTGCTGGCATCCTTGCGCCGTTCATGCCAAAAAAGCGGCACCAAAAGCAGGACAAGGATGACAGATGAGGGAGCGGCGCCCACCGCACAAGACGCGTGAGCGGACAAAGCCCGGAGATAACGCAGCGGCCAAGCGGGTCACCCTTCCCCGTGCCCTTTCCAAGCTCGGTTATTGCTCCCGCACGCAGGCCGAACGCCTGATTGCCGAAAATCGTGTTGCCGTCGACGGCCGTATCGTCAGCGATACCTCCGAATGGGTCGATCTTGCCAAGGTAAGCATCAGCATCAACGGCCTCGTCATTGCTGCCGAAGCGAAAATCTATCTGATGCTCAACAAGCCCCGCGGTCTCGTCACCACTCGCCACGATCCAGAAGGCAGGCCGACGGTCTATGATTGTCTCAGGGATTTCGACATCCCGCATCTCTCTCCCGTCGGCCGGCTCGACAAAGCGAGCGAGGGCCTGCTGCTTTTCACCAACGACACCGAATTCGCCCAGATCCTGCTCGATCCGGTCACGCATGTGACGAAGACCTATCATGTCCAGATCGACCGCCTCATGGACGACGAGGACATTGCCGCAATGACATCGGGCATCCGCCACGACGGCGAGTTGCTGACGGCGACCGCCGCGCGGCGCCTGCGCCAGGGCGACAGGAATTCATGGATCGAGGTCGAGCTCGACGAGGGCCGCAACCGCCAGATCCGCCGCATGCTGGAGGCGCTCGGAACCGAATGCTTGCGTCTCGTGCGCGTCGCAATCGGCGAGCTCGAACTCGGCGAACTGCCGAAAGGCGCCGTGCGCGCGCTGACCGAACCGGAATTGCAGGCGCTACGCCGGAGAACCGGCATGGAAAGGACGAGACGCAATTGACCGGTGTGACGGAGATGGCACCGCACGATTTCTGGCAGGAGATTCACCCGCCCGGCACCTTTGCCGTCGATGGGGAATTCGCCTCGTTCTATGTCGCCATGCTTGAAGACGGCCGCCAGCTTCGCCTGCCGATCCGTGAGCTGGCGGATGGCGATCACGCTCTCGCCTCGCTGATCGTCAACCAGGCAAGCTTCGCCGTGCTCGATGCGCTCGCCGAAAGCCTCGCCGAAAAGATCAGGCCCAAGAGCATCGATGTCGTCGCCGGCCTGCCGACGCTCGGCTTGACGCTGGCCGCCGCCGTGGCGCAGAAGCTCGGCCATAGCCGCTACGTTCCGCTCGGCACCTCGCGCAAATTCTGGTATCGCGACGAGCTCTCCGTCGCCCTGTCTTCGATCACCACGCCGACACAGCAGAAACGTCTCTATATCGACCCACGCATGCTGCCGCTGCTTCAGGGACGGCGTGTCGCCCTCATCGATGACGTCATTTCCAGCGGCGCCTCGATCGTTGCCGGCCTGCATCTGCTGATGGCCTGCGGCATCGAACCCGTCGTCATCGGTGCGGCCATGCTGCAATCGGAGCGCTGGCGCGAAAGCCTTGCAGCCGCCGGGCCGCAATGGAGCGCGTGCACCGTCGGCGTCTTCGCAACCCCCATCCTGCAGCGGGACGCCACGGGCCGGTGGCAGGCACCACCAGCCTGACGCGCGATATGAGGATTGCTCAACCCTCGCCTGAAGGCACCTCTGTACAGCGCATGAGGAACGATTACAGTCCCGCCTGATCGATGAAACAACGGACCCGCCCATGTCGTTCGAGCAAGCATCCCTGCTGATCCTTCTGCTGGCGATGCTCATTCTCTTGTCGCTCGATCGCATCCGCATCGAGGTGGTCTCGATCGCCGGACTGCTTGGCGGCTATGCGCTCGGCCTCTATCCCGCTGATCAGATTTTCACCGGCTTCGCCAGTCCCGTCGTCATCACCGTCGTCGAGATCCTGCTGATCGTCCAGGTGCTGGCGCGCACCAAGCTCTTCGACAGGCTCGCCGCCCGCTTCGCGGCCGCAAGACCCAGGGACTTCAAGGTCATCGCCGGCACTTCCGCGCTTGCCGGCTTCATGTCCATCTTCATGAACAATATCGGCGCCTTTGCGATCACCTTGCCGGTAACGCTACGTCTCGGCACGGCCCTGACGATCCCCCGCCGCCAGCTCGTCATGCCGGTCTCGTTCGCGGCCCTGCTCGGTGGCCTCGTTTCGCTGATCGGCACACCGGCCAACCTGCTCGTCAGCGATGCGCTCGCCAAGGCGACCGGAACCGGCTTTCACTTCTTCGATTTCGCTTATGTCGGCCTGCCGGTCGCCGTCGCCGGCATTCTGCTCATCGCCTTTCGCGTGCAGCGCCTGTTTCCGGAACCCGACGAAACACCGTCAACGACCTCTCCGGCTACGCGCCGCATCGTCGTCGAGCGCCGCATCCCCGACGTTTCGCCGCTGATCGGCGTGCGGCTTTCCGATTGTCCAGTGCGTTTCGGCATCAAGCCGCACGCGCTGATCCGCGACGACAATTTCGTCTTCGGTCCACTCGACCAGTTGGTGATCGAACCGGGCGACGTGCTGCTTGCCGAAGGCGCCGATACGGTCTTTGCCGGCCTTGCCGCCACACAGGCGTTGATCGCCGACGCCCACTCGGATGGTCTGCAGCCGGATTTAAGCCGTGTCGAAGCCGTCGTCATGCCGGAAAGCACGTTGGTCGGTTCGCGCGTGCGCTCGCTTGAAGTCTTCCATTCTCGTGGCGTTGCAGTCACCGCTCTTTCCATGCGCGCGCCGCGCATCGAGGGCCGCTTCCTCGACCTGCAATTGTCGATCGGCGATATATTGACGCTGGAGGGGCCACGCATTGCAATCGGAGAAGCGTTGGAGGAAAGCGAGTGCCTGCCGCTCGCCTCGACAGCAGCGGCCGAACCAGCCTTCTTCTCCTGGCGGCCCTTCGCGCTCTTTGCCTGCGGCGTCGCCGCCTCGGCGGCCGGCCTGCGTCCCGACGTCGCTTTTGCCGGCGTCGTACTCGTGCTCGCTTTGCTCAATCATCTGAACATCCGTCAGGCGATGGCCGATCTCAATTGGCCGATCATCATCATGCTGGCGGCGATGATCCCGATCGGCCAGGCGGTGGCCAGCACCGGAGCGGCCGAAACCATTGCCGGCTGGCTGAGCCTCGTCGTGCCGATCACTCATCCGCTCTCCGGCATCGCCCTCATCCTCTTCCTCGCCATGGCATTGACGCCTTTCGTCAACAACGCGACGGTCGCAATCATCCTGGCGCCGATCGCACTGGAATTCGCAAAAGCCGGCCGGCATACGCCGGACGCCTATCTGATCGCGGTCGCCGCCGGCGCGTCGCTCGATTTCCTGACGCCCTTCGGCCATCACAACAACACGCTGGCAATGGGCATCGGCGGCTACCGCTTCCGTGACTTCCTGCGCGCCGGCTGGCCGCTTGCCGTCACAACTTACGGCCTCGCCCTGCTTCTTACCGGTCTGTTCTGGCTGTGAGATACGCGATCGGCTTGACTTCCCCAGCAATGAAACTAGAGCAGGAAGTCTTCACCCAATAATGAAGGACAGTCGAGCGCCGTGCGAATTCTCTCCGAAGCCCATTTCCCGGAATTGCCGAACTATTATCGCGGCAAGGTGCGCGAGAATTACGATCTTCCGGACGGACGCCGGATTATTATCAGCACCGACCGGCTGAGCGCCTTCGACCGCATTCTCACCTGCATCCCCTATAAGGGCGAGGTGCTGACGCAGACAGCGCGCTACTGGTTCGAGGCGACGAAGGACATCTGCCCGAACCACGTTCTCGACTATCCCGATCCGAATGTCGTCATCGGCAAGCGGCTCGACATCCTGCCGGTCGAGATCGTCGTGCGCGGTTATCTCGCCGGCACCACCGGCACCTCGATCCTGACGCTTTATAAAAAGGGTGAGCGCGACATGTACGGCATGCGTCTGCCCGATGGCATGCGCGACAACCAGATCCTGCCCGAACCTGTCATCACGCCGACCAGCAAGGAATTCGACGGCGGCCACGATGAACCGCTGACGCCGGCCGAAATCGTCACGCGTGGCCTTCTGACGAAAGAGCAATGGCAGACGCTGTCGACATATGCGCTCGCCCTCTTTGCCCGCGGCCAGGAGGTGGCGGCGAAAAACGGGCTGATCCTGGTCGATACCAAATACGAGTTCGGCACCGACGGTGACGGCAACATTATCCTCGCCGACGAGATCCATACGCCGGACAGCAGTCGCTACTGGCTTGCCGCAAGCTATCCGGCAAGCTTTGCCGCCGGGAAACGCCCGGAAAGTTTCGACAAGGATTTCGTTCGCGCCTGGGTGGCGGAGCGCTGCGACCCCTATAAGGACGAGATCCCGGAAATCCCCGCCGAACTGATCGAGCAGACCTCGGCCGTCTATATCAAAGCCTACGAGGCGATCACCGGCGAGCGCTTTGTCCCAGATGATAGCGGCGAGACGCCGCTTGCCCGTGTCCGAAACAACCTCGCTCCCTATTTTCCTTGAAAAGGCGACAGACGAAAGCCGCCGGCCCGATCATCAGCTTGCGGCATTCCTTCCAATCGCGCTAGCATCGAAAAAAGGGGTATCGGGCTCAGCCCGGCGGGGAACAGATGGTAA
This Rhizobium brockwellii DNA region includes the following protein-coding sequences:
- a CDS encoding pseudouridine synthase; this encodes MRERRPPHKTRERTKPGDNAAAKRVTLPRALSKLGYCSRTQAERLIAENRVAVDGRIVSDTSEWVDLAKVSISINGLVIAAEAKIYLMLNKPRGLVTTRHDPEGRPTVYDCLRDFDIPHLSPVGRLDKASEGLLLFTNDTEFAQILLDPVTHVTKTYHVQIDRLMDDEDIAAMTSGIRHDGELLTATAARRLRQGDRNSWIEVELDEGRNRQIRRMLEALGTECLRLVRVAIGELELGELPKGAVRALTEPELQALRRRTGMERTRRN
- a CDS encoding phosphoribosyltransferase, which gives rise to MAPHDFWQEIHPPGTFAVDGEFASFYVAMLEDGRQLRLPIRELADGDHALASLIVNQASFAVLDALAESLAEKIRPKSIDVVAGLPTLGLTLAAAVAQKLGHSRYVPLGTSRKFWYRDELSVALSSITTPTQQKRLYIDPRMLPLLQGRRVALIDDVISSGASIVAGLHLLMACGIEPVVIGAAMLQSERWRESLAAAGPQWSACTVGVFATPILQRDATGRWQAPPA
- a CDS encoding phosphoribosylaminoimidazolesuccinocarboxamide synthase, which codes for MRILSEAHFPELPNYYRGKVRENYDLPDGRRIIISTDRLSAFDRILTCIPYKGEVLTQTARYWFEATKDICPNHVLDYPDPNVVIGKRLDILPVEIVVRGYLAGTTGTSILTLYKKGERDMYGMRLPDGMRDNQILPEPVITPTSKEFDGGHDEPLTPAEIVTRGLLTKEQWQTLSTYALALFARGQEVAAKNGLILVDTKYEFGTDGDGNIILADEIHTPDSSRYWLAASYPASFAAGKRPESFDKDFVRAWVAERCDPYKDEIPEIPAELIEQTSAVYIKAYEAITGERFVPDDSGETPLARVRNNLAPYFP
- a CDS encoding SLC13 family permease, yielding MSFEQASLLILLLAMLILLSLDRIRIEVVSIAGLLGGYALGLYPADQIFTGFASPVVITVVEILLIVQVLARTKLFDRLAARFAAARPRDFKVIAGTSALAGFMSIFMNNIGAFAITLPVTLRLGTALTIPRRQLVMPVSFAALLGGLVSLIGTPANLLVSDALAKATGTGFHFFDFAYVGLPVAVAGILLIAFRVQRLFPEPDETPSTTSPATRRIVVERRIPDVSPLIGVRLSDCPVRFGIKPHALIRDDNFVFGPLDQLVIEPGDVLLAEGADTVFAGLAATQALIADAHSDGLQPDLSRVEAVVMPESTLVGSRVRSLEVFHSRGVAVTALSMRAPRIEGRFLDLQLSIGDILTLEGPRIAIGEALEESECLPLASTAAAEPAFFSWRPFALFACGVAASAAGLRPDVAFAGVVLVLALLNHLNIRQAMADLNWPIIIMLAAMIPIGQAVASTGAAETIAGWLSLVVPITHPLSGIALILFLAMALTPFVNNATVAIILAPIALEFAKAGRHTPDAYLIAVAAGASLDFLTPFGHHNNTLAMGIGGYRFRDFLRAGWPLAVTTYGLALLLTGLFWL